The Vicia villosa cultivar HV-30 ecotype Madison, WI unplaced genomic scaffold, Vvil1.0 ctg.000955F_1_1_1, whole genome shotgun sequence genome contains a region encoding:
- the LOC131632520 gene encoding peroxidase N-like: MNKSFRAITITCFWLIMSFSILCEAEYMKTQLSPDFYRTTCPDLWTIVRREVSNAMEDEIRMAASLLRLHFHDCFVNGCDGSILLDGDGDEDTEKFATPNRNSARGFEVIDRIKSSVESSCSGVVSCADILAIVARDSVFLSGGPFWYVQLGRRDGLVSNKTLANLAIPSPFDTLENITSKFDNVGLNLKDVVTLSGAHTIGRARCTFFSNRLFNFSGTEEPDNSLESEMLFDLQNLCLQDEDGNATTVLDSNSFDRFDSNYFKNLLNGKGLLSSDQILFASDEEVTSTTKQLVQFYSENERAFFMEFAYAMIKMGNISPLIGSEGEIRNDCRVINS; encoded by the exons ATGAACAAGTCATTTAGAGCTATAACTATAACATGTTTTTGGCTTATCATGAGTTTCTCCATTTTGTGTGAAGCTGAATATATGAAAACCCAACTTAGTCCAGATTTTTACAGAACAACATGCCCTGATCTTTGGACAATAGTTAGGCGAGAGGTTTCGAACGCGATGGAAGACGAGATTCGAATGGCTGCTTCGTTGCTTCGACTTCATTTCCACGATTGCTTTGTAAAT GGCTGTGATGGTTCGATCCTACTTGATGGAGATGGAGACGAAGACACTGAGAAATTCGCTACTCCAAACAGAAATTCTGCTAGAGGATTTGAAGTCATAGATAGGATCAAAAGTTCAGTGGAGAGTTCATGTAGCGGAGTTGTGTCTTGTGCTGATATATTAGCCATAGTTGCAAGAGATTCAGTTTTCCTA AGTGGTGGTCCTTTTTGGTATGTTCAGCTAGGACGCAGAGATGGATTGGTCTCAAACAAGACACTAGCGAATCTCGCAATTCCTTCTCCATTTGATACACTAGAAAATATTACCTCCAAGTTTGATAACGTCGGTCTCAATCTCAAGGACGTTGTTACTTTATCAG gTGCTCACACTATTGGACGAGCGAGGTGCACATTTTTTAGCAACAGATTATTCAATTTCTCGGGGACAGAAGAGCCTGACAATTCTTTAGAATCCGAAATGCTCTTTGATTTGCAAAATTTATGTCTACAAGATGAAGACGGGAACGCGACTACGGTTCTAGATTCGAACTCATTTGATCGATTTGATAGCAATTACTTCAAGAATTTGCTAAATGGAAAGGGTCTTCTAAGCTCTGATCAGATTCTGTTTGCAAGTGATGAAGAAGTTACTTCAACTACTAAACAATTGGTCCAATTTTATAGTGAAAATGAAAGAGCTTTTTTTATGGAATTTGCTTATGCTATGATTAAGATGGGGAATATTAGTCCACTTATTGGTTCTGAGGGTGAGATTAGGAATGATTGCAGAGTGATTAATTCTTAA